The Bacillaceae bacterium IKA-2 DNA window TGTCTTCGAAATACTTGAACTGCTTCTGCCTCATTCAAATTTTTCAGATCATGGTCAGTTAAACGACCATTTCCTTTTTCGACAAGGTAGACTTCCACTTCTTTTTTACCCCACTGACTGTAGACATCATCTACTGTCTCATAATAGAGGTCTATTTTTTTACCTTTAATCGCTGATCCAGTATCTGCTACCACTCCATAACCATAACCTGGAATGAACAAAATTGAACCGATTGGAAATGTACTTGTATCTGCTGCGATCGTCGAATATAAGTCACGCTTTACTGTAACTCCAGAAAATGTAATTCCATACTGTGGATGACCAGGATTTTTCCCAGTTGACTCAACCCCAGCAGTATATCCAGTTGCAACTACCGTTTCCGAAGGATATTGACTCCAATCAATGGCGTCCTCTAGAGTTAACGGCTCTGATTTCACTACTTCATGACTCATAATTTTTTCTTCGTTACCAAAAATAGGTAGGCTCCTTACTCTCAAAGTAAATTTTTTGAAGCCCGTGTCAGCACTAGTACGCTCCTCGACTTTATTAAGGAACGAATAATTATCTGCACTTAACAAATTATTTATCTGTTTTGCATTAACACCCGAGACTGATTCGAGCGTTGTCATTAACGCTAAACTAAACAAAAAGGTCATCGTAACTCGTCTAACTATTGTTTTGATTATTTTCATTTATTTTCACCCCTCTCAATGAATAATCTTCTCCAAAAAAGAAAAGGTTTATTCATTTCGACGTGAAAAAAGGTTAATTTTTACTAAAATGAAAGGATTTGTCCAAACCAATAAAGTAGCCACATAGATCCACGCGGCACAGAATCTGTATTATGAAATTCATTTAAATGTTGTTAAAAAAAACCAATTCAGGACACTCCTTCGAGTGAAATAGCTTCTAAGTGGCGGTGATACAATTTTATGAGATTCAATCATTATTAAGATTATTTTTTAATTCATTTTTAAACATTAAAGCAATCGTTAATAAGATTTGACTAAATATAGATTTATTAAGTAAACTTGCATTAATGTATTTTTCCTAATCAAGGACGTTCAAAAAGTCCGGGGGGTGAAGTTTTGATAAGTATTCCACAGTTAATTATTTCTGTCTTATTATTTGTTGTCTTATTTTTTGGCATTGGTTTTTTAATAAACATGTTATTACGCGCTACTTGGGTGATGGCCGTTATTTACCCTATTATCGTTATTCGCATCGTTGATGATGTAAAATTCCTCGAATATTTTACTGCACCAATTACATCTTTTTCGCTATTAGGTTCAAAATTAATTGCTCTACAAATCGCTGATATTATTGTTTTATCTTCCGGATTATTAGGGGCAATTATTGCTGGTTTTATTATTAAATTGCTCCGTAATAATGGCTATCAAATGTTTTAAACTAGATATACGCTTTTCTAGCTTCGAAAAATGCAAAAAAATGTACTGCTTGATTAAGTAGTACATTTCCCCCTCATTATTTTTATTATTCCCCATTTCCTTGGCACTTATTATTAGGTCGGCCACCCATTTAAAAAAATATTTTATAACTGGAATATAGAAATACGTCACCTGGATTTGGGGATAGTTTTTGAAATGATTTTTCTTTTAATTGCTGTAAGAATAGGCGAACCATCGTCGAGCTATTAGTATCCGCTTCTAGCTGTTCTTTCGTCATGTAGGCTACGTCCTCAATTTCACCTTCCTGAGCCCTTAGTGAACCACCAATATCTACTAATAGAAAGACGATCAAATTGTCGCTAACCACTTCATCGATTACTCCAGATCTCACACCAACAATGTCTTTTACTTTCGTAATGATACCTGTTTCCTCGAAAACTTCTCGACTCGCTGCCTCATCTACTGTTTCACCTTCATTAACAAAACCTGCCGGAAACGACCAGCGACCTTTAAGCCCACCATAATTTTTCTTGACAACAAGCCATTTGTCATCCTTAATAACAATTCCCGCTGCTGCCAGCCATACATTACTGCGATCTTTCTTCAAAAAACGGATCCTCCCTCCAACAATTTCTGATCTATGCTCACCCTTAATTATTCATATGTGCGTTTACAAAGAGGCGGAAAATCAAACTTTCTCAAGGGTTTAACTGCAATGATTACCAAACTCTTGAACTTCTCC harbors:
- a CDS encoding 3D domain-containing protein translates to MKIIKTIVRRVTMTFLFSLALMTTLESVSGVNAKQINNLLSADNYSFLNKVEERTSADTGFKKFTLRVRSLPIFGNEEKIMSHEVVKSEPLTLEDAIDWSQYPSETVVATGYTAGVESTGKNPGHPQYGITFSGVTVKRDLYSTIAADTSTFPIGSILFIPGYGYGVVADTGSAIKGKKIDLYYETVDDVYSQWGKKEVEVYLVEKGNGRLTDHDLKNLNEAEAVQVFRRQLSFAR
- a CDS encoding YuiB family protein, translated to MSIPQLIISVLLFVVLFFGIGFLINMLLRATWVMAVIYPIIVIRIVDDVKFLEYFTAPITSFSLLGSKLIALQIADIIVLSSGLLGAIIAGFIIKLLRNNGYQMF
- a CDS encoding NUDIX hydrolase, coding for MKKDRSNVWLAAAGIVIKDDKWLVVKKNYGGLKGRWSFPAGFVNEGETVDEAASREVFEETGIITKVKDIVGVRSGVIDEVVSDNLIVFLLVDIGGSLRAQEGEIEDVAYMTKEQLEADTNSSTMVRLFLQQLKEKSFQKLSPNPGDVFLYSSYKIFF